The Flavobacterium faecale genome has a segment encoding these proteins:
- the rimK gene encoding 30S ribosomal protein S6--L-glutamate ligase, protein MSQNKVILGSEEWCSFPELGIPTIKARVDSGAKTSALHAVNIAPFIKNEANWVKFDINPIQNNQKTVIHCEAPLIDKRIVKSSSGFREQRYVIQTTLEIGGDKWEIEMTLTNRDSMGYRMLLGREAMSGRVLVDPEQQYLLGQPTAENLKELYKNSEKATTGLRIGVLASNPELYSNKRIMEAGEMRGHEMHFLNIKECYMKLDAEKPEIHYRGGIILNQFDAIIPRIRPSATFYGCTLTRQFEALNVYCLNSSMAITQSRDKLYSLQLLLHSGIGIPTTGFANSPLDTNDLIKMVGGPPLIVKLLEGTQGKGVVLAETKKAAESVINAFKSLNANILVQEFIKEANGKDLRLFVIDGKVVATIQREAMPGEFRANIHLGGTASVIKATTEEKRIAIKAAKAMDLKVAGVDIIRSAKGPLLLEVNSSPGLEGIEGATNKDIAGEMIKAIEKNFIKSK, encoded by the coding sequence ATGTCTCAAAACAAAGTCATACTCGGAAGCGAAGAATGGTGCTCCTTCCCAGAATTAGGAATTCCTACTATAAAAGCTAGAGTTGATTCTGGTGCTAAAACATCTGCACTACATGCGGTTAACATTGCTCCTTTTATTAAAAATGAAGCCAATTGGGTCAAATTTGACATTAACCCAATCCAAAACAATCAAAAAACTGTAATTCATTGTGAAGCTCCACTGATTGATAAACGTATTGTTAAGAGTTCAAGCGGTTTTAGAGAACAACGCTACGTTATTCAAACCACTCTAGAGATAGGTGGTGACAAATGGGAAATTGAAATGACTTTGACCAATCGTGATTCCATGGGATATCGCATGCTTTTGGGACGCGAGGCTATGAGCGGAAGAGTGTTGGTTGATCCAGAACAACAATACCTATTAGGCCAACCAACAGCTGAAAATTTAAAAGAGTTATATAAAAATTCTGAAAAAGCCACTACAGGATTACGTATTGGGGTTTTGGCAAGTAACCCAGAACTATACAGTAACAAACGTATCATGGAAGCCGGTGAAATGAGAGGACACGAAATGCACTTTTTAAACATCAAAGAATGCTACATGAAACTCGATGCCGAAAAACCAGAAATACACTACCGTGGAGGTATTATATTAAATCAATTTGACGCCATTATTCCAAGGATACGTCCTAGTGCTACTTTTTACGGATGTACATTAACACGTCAATTTGAAGCACTGAATGTGTATTGTTTGAACTCCTCGATGGCAATCACACAGTCACGTGACAAATTGTATTCACTACAGTTACTATTGCATAGTGGTATTGGAATTCCAACAACAGGATTTGCAAATTCACCATTGGACACCAACGACCTGATTAAAATGGTAGGCGGACCACCTTTGATTGTAAAATTATTGGAAGGTACACAAGGTAAAGGCGTAGTATTAGCTGAAACAAAAAAAGCGGCAGAAAGTGTTATTAATGCTTTCAAAAGTTTAAACGCAAATATACTTGTACAAGAATTTATCAAAGAAGCTAACGGAAAAGATTTACGTTTGTTTGTTATTGACGGAAAAGTTGTAGCAACTATACAAAGAGAAGCAATGCCAGGAGAATTCAGAGCCAATATTCACCTTGGAGGAACAGCATCTGTAATCAAAGCTACTACAGAAGAGAAGCGTATTGCAATTAAAGCCGCAAAAGCAATGGACCTAAAAGTTGCTGGAGTAGACATTATTCGTTCAGCTAAAGGGCCGTTATTATTAGAAGTAAACTCGTCTCCGGGTTTAGAAGGAATTGAAGGAGCTACAAACAAAGACATTGCGGGAGAAATGATTAAAGCTATTGAAAAAAACTTTATCAAGTCAAAATAA
- a CDS encoding DUF421 domain-containing protein, with the protein MNQYLDIIIRSGAVYFFMVIALRLFGKKELSQLNTSDVILILLISNSVQNAMVGNNTSLLGGLLAAAVLFLINFILKKLMFHYKDFSTLLQQKPEILIHDGTLDFKILSRLNITSDELREAMREHGIEYFSQVKLAMLEVDGNISIISGDKNLKQTHYKRVKKLKKTVS; encoded by the coding sequence GTGAACCAATACCTTGATATTATTATTCGATCCGGTGCGGTTTACTTTTTTATGGTTATTGCACTTCGCCTTTTTGGCAAAAAAGAATTATCCCAGCTTAACACCTCCGATGTTATTCTGATACTTCTCATCAGTAATTCAGTTCAAAATGCAATGGTTGGCAACAATACCAGCTTATTGGGCGGACTATTAGCAGCAGCTGTACTATTCTTGATCAACTTTATTCTAAAGAAGCTGATGTTTCATTACAAAGACTTTAGTACTTTATTGCAGCAAAAACCCGAGATTTTAATACATGATGGAACTTTAGATTTCAAAATCCTTAGCCGTTTAAATATTACTTCAGACGAATTAAGAGAAGCAATGCGAGAACATGGTATAGAATATTTTAGTCAAGTAAAATTAGCTATGTTAGAGGTCGATGGTAATATTAGCATCATATCGGGGGATAAGAATCTAAAACAAACGCACTACAAAAGAGTGAAAAAACTTAAAAAAACAGTTTCATAA
- a CDS encoding inorganic phosphate transporter gives MTLLIVIIVLSLIFDYINGFHDAANAIATVVATKVLTPFQAVLWAAFFNFLAYWVFGFGVADTVAKTANSMEITLVVILAGVIAAICWNLLTWWLGIPSSSSHTLIGGFAGAALAHSIAQHGFAGYLGADGATHYWYEIVSWYKAGKDGGVPSGVLIIIAFIVLAPLMGAIASYLISIWLLNASRKSIYPKLFTIALMIATIWFVWVQMIPYEEIIKDGKAPRFATSVFWSVAFEPHNIKWFLVAFIILTVSCFCLIFSSLNLHQADAALKKMQLLSSAAFSLGHGGNDSQKVMGIIAAAVAVYINANPGIHMDSWLDVVLPSEGGAFRMPAWIPLACYSAIAAGTLSGGWKIVKTMGSKITKVTSFEGVAAETAGALTLYFTEHLKIPVSTTHTITGSIIGVGMTKRVSAVRWGVTVSLLWAWVLTIPISALLAAIVYYILNIFI, from the coding sequence ATGACGTTACTTATAGTTATTATAGTATTATCCTTAATTTTTGATTACATCAACGGTTTTCACGATGCTGCAAATGCAATCGCAACCGTTGTTGCTACAAAAGTTTTGACGCCTTTTCAAGCTGTTCTATGGGCAGCCTTTTTTAACTTTCTAGCTTATTGGGTTTTTGGTTTTGGTGTAGCTGATACCGTTGCCAAGACAGCAAATTCGATGGAGATTACGCTTGTTGTAATTCTTGCGGGAGTTATTGCAGCAATATGTTGGAATTTACTAACCTGGTGGCTCGGTATTCCTTCGAGTTCTTCGCATACCTTGATTGGTGGTTTTGCAGGTGCGGCTTTGGCGCATTCTATCGCTCAGCACGGATTTGCAGGATACTTAGGAGCAGATGGAGCAACTCACTACTGGTACGAGATTGTAAGTTGGTACAAAGCAGGTAAAGATGGAGGAGTGCCTTCTGGGGTTCTTATCATTATTGCTTTTATTGTTTTAGCACCGCTTATGGGAGCTATCGCTTCTTATTTAATTTCTATTTGGTTGCTTAATGCTTCTCGAAAAAGTATCTATCCAAAATTGTTTACTATCGCTTTAATGATCGCGACGATTTGGTTTGTATGGGTGCAAATGATCCCTTATGAGGAGATTATAAAAGATGGTAAAGCGCCTCGATTCGCTACTTCTGTATTTTGGAGTGTTGCGTTTGAACCACATAATATCAAATGGTTCTTGGTTGCTTTCATTATATTAACAGTAAGTTGTTTCTGTTTGATATTCAGTAGCTTAAATCTGCATCAAGCAGATGCTGCTTTGAAGAAAATGCAATTACTTTCTTCTGCTGCCTTCAGTTTAGGACATGGTGGTAACGATTCTCAAAAAGTAATGGGTATTATTGCAGCTGCTGTTGCAGTATATATCAATGCTAATCCAGGTATACATATGGATTCTTGGTTGGATGTTGTATTACCGTCTGAAGGTGGAGCCTTTAGAATGCCAGCTTGGATTCCGTTAGCTTGTTATAGTGCTATTGCAGCAGGAACATTAAGTGGTGGATGGAAAATTGTAAAAACAATGGGGTCTAAAATTACCAAAGTAACCTCATTTGAAGGAGTTGCTGCTGAAACAGCCGGTGCTTTAACCTTATATTTTACTGAGCATTTAAAAATTCCAGTAAGTACTACGCATACCATCACAGGATCTATTATCGGTGTTGGAATGACAAAGAGAGTTTCTGCAGTACGTTGGGGAGTAACAGTGAGTTTATTATGGGCATGGGTTTTAACAATTCCGATCTCGGCATTGTTAGCTGCAATTGTCTACTATATACTTAATATATTTATCTAA
- a CDS encoding DUF47 domain-containing protein — protein MSLNSIFQFLVPKDKKFFPLFEEASSNLIELASDLHEAVNLPLKEREALFQKIDVLEQRGEDITRQTNLELSRNFITPFDREDIHSLITSIDNVADKLHGASSIMRLYQVDKITKSIRKLTEINLEACQHIDAAVKELKDLKNLKSIAEACARISKLENKSDNVYNKAVFEIFENETDAKNIIKYKEVLSVLETATDKCKSVASVLESISVKHS, from the coding sequence ATGTCATTAAATAGTATTTTTCAGTTTTTAGTTCCGAAAGACAAAAAGTTTTTTCCACTTTTTGAAGAGGCATCAAGCAATTTAATTGAATTGGCTTCTGATTTACATGAGGCAGTTAATCTACCATTGAAAGAAAGAGAAGCACTTTTTCAAAAAATAGATGTTTTAGAGCAAAGAGGTGAGGACATTACTCGTCAAACAAATCTAGAATTGAGCAGAAACTTTATTACTCCTTTTGACAGAGAAGATATTCACTCATTAATTACGTCGATAGATAACGTAGCAGATAAATTGCACGGTGCATCAAGCATTATGCGTTTGTATCAAGTTGATAAAATCACAAAATCAATCAGAAAATTAACTGAAATCAATCTTGAAGCATGTCAGCATATCGATGCTGCAGTAAAAGAATTGAAGGATTTAAAGAATCTAAAAAGTATTGCTGAAGCATGTGCTAGAATTAGCAAATTAGAAAATAAATCAGATAACGTTTATAACAAAGCTGTTTTTGAAATTTTCGAAAATGAAACAGATGCCAAAAACATCATTAAATACAAAGAAGTATTATCTGTTTTGGAAACAGCAACAGATAAGTGTAAGAGTGTAGCTAGTGTATTGGAGTCAATCTCTGTTAAGCATTCTTAA
- the thrA gene encoding bifunctional aspartate kinase/homoserine dehydrogenase I: protein MKVLKFGGTSVANAQNIKLVLDIVANKANQDKLVVVVSALSKVTDLLHLAATKAAATDESYKEIIAEIEKAHLDTLKQLIPVGEQSGLLSHIKRIINHLETLLDGCFLLGELSARTLDTILSFGELLSSYIIAEALKQNLKNSGYKDSREVIKTNSNFGRANVNFEITNLLLKTFFDANENQVVVMPGFISSSTEGISTTLGRGGSDYTAAIVAAALHADDLEIWTDVNGMFTSNPKIVKQAQPIATISYQEAMELSHFGAKVLYPPTIQPVLRQNIPIYIKNTFAPEAEGTFISNNPLPSANPVKGISHIGGITLITLEGPGMIGVSGSSKRLFEVLSQSQINVIFITQASSEHSICIGIMNEDADQAESAINKAFEIEIVQNRVDPCIVEKNLCIIALVGESMKNHQGLSGKMFSTLGKNNVNIRAIAQGASERNISVVINERDVKKALNTLHERFFEDNTKQLNLFVMGVGNVGEIFISQIAQQKKFLKENLKINLRVIAVSNSRKMHFDEDGIDLKKWKEALDEKGVPADQETFVSNVKELNLRNSIFVDITANEGVSKLYEKFLKQSVGVVTCNKIACASEYSNYIHLKNLSRQYNAPFLFETNVGAGLPIIDTVKNLIASGDKVNKIQAVLSGSLNFIFNNFDEKNSFHDVVKEAGIQGFTEPDPTIDLSGVDVARKILILIRESGNKMDIEEIANESFMPAACLETTSNEAFFASLIEHAPHFDAIYQEALSKDSRLKYVAQFENGKASVGLQFIPKDHPFYNLEGKDNIVLFYTDRYVDQPLLIKGAGAGAAVTASGIFADVIRIGNV, encoded by the coding sequence ATGAAAGTATTAAAATTCGGCGGAACTTCCGTTGCCAATGCTCAAAATATAAAACTAGTTTTAGATATCGTTGCCAACAAAGCCAACCAAGATAAATTAGTTGTAGTAGTCTCTGCCCTTAGTAAAGTAACTGATCTTTTACATTTGGCAGCGACCAAAGCAGCAGCTACTGACGAAAGCTATAAAGAAATCATTGCCGAAATAGAAAAAGCCCATTTAGATACGTTAAAACAACTTATCCCTGTTGGAGAGCAAAGTGGTTTATTGAGTCATATAAAAAGGATTATCAATCACCTTGAAACTTTGCTTGACGGTTGCTTCTTATTAGGTGAATTATCTGCAAGAACCTTAGACACTATTCTTAGTTTTGGTGAATTACTTTCTTCCTATATCATAGCCGAGGCTTTAAAACAAAATTTAAAAAACAGCGGTTACAAAGACAGTCGTGAAGTAATCAAAACAAATAGCAACTTTGGTAGAGCAAATGTAAATTTTGAAATCACCAACTTGCTACTTAAAACGTTTTTTGATGCCAATGAAAATCAAGTTGTTGTAATGCCTGGATTCATTTCGTCATCAACAGAAGGAATTAGCACTACATTAGGTCGTGGAGGATCTGATTATACTGCAGCCATTGTTGCCGCGGCTCTTCATGCAGATGACTTAGAAATATGGACTGATGTAAATGGAATGTTTACTTCAAATCCAAAAATTGTAAAGCAAGCTCAACCAATTGCTACAATATCCTATCAGGAAGCGATGGAATTGTCTCATTTTGGTGCCAAAGTATTGTACCCACCGACTATTCAGCCGGTATTGAGACAAAACATACCTATATATATTAAAAACACTTTTGCTCCAGAGGCAGAAGGAACTTTTATATCCAATAATCCATTGCCAAGTGCCAATCCTGTGAAAGGAATTAGTCATATTGGCGGGATTACATTAATTACATTGGAAGGACCTGGAATGATTGGAGTATCTGGTTCTTCAAAACGCTTGTTTGAGGTATTGTCTCAATCGCAAATCAATGTAATTTTCATCACACAAGCTTCATCAGAGCATTCGATCTGTATTGGAATTATGAATGAGGATGCAGACCAAGCAGAAAGTGCGATTAATAAAGCATTTGAAATCGAAATTGTTCAAAATAGAGTTGATCCTTGTATTGTTGAAAAAAACTTGTGCATCATTGCGCTCGTGGGCGAAAGCATGAAAAATCACCAAGGATTGAGTGGAAAAATGTTTAGCACATTAGGAAAAAATAACGTGAACATTCGCGCTATTGCTCAAGGTGCTTCAGAGAGAAACATTTCGGTAGTAATTAACGAAAGAGATGTGAAAAAAGCGTTAAACACTTTGCATGAACGTTTCTTTGAAGACAACACCAAACAATTGAACCTATTTGTGATGGGAGTTGGTAATGTTGGTGAAATCTTCATTTCTCAAATTGCACAGCAAAAGAAGTTTTTGAAAGAAAACCTAAAAATCAATTTGCGCGTTATTGCTGTTTCTAATTCGAGAAAAATGCATTTTGACGAAGACGGAATCGATCTTAAAAAATGGAAAGAAGCACTGGACGAAAAAGGAGTACCTGCAGATCAAGAAACATTTGTATCGAATGTAAAAGAGCTAAATTTACGTAACAGTATTTTTGTAGACATTACAGCAAATGAAGGAGTATCTAAGTTGTATGAAAAGTTCTTAAAACAAAGTGTAGGAGTTGTGACTTGTAACAAAATTGCATGTGCCTCTGAATACAGCAATTATATTCATTTGAAGAATTTGTCTCGTCAATACAATGCTCCATTTTTGTTTGAAACAAATGTTGGTGCCGGATTACCAATTATAGATACAGTAAAAAACTTAATCGCATCTGGTGATAAAGTAAACAAAATACAAGCAGTCCTTTCGGGAAGTTTAAACTTCATCTTTAATAATTTCGACGAAAAAAATTCTTTTCACGATGTTGTTAAAGAAGCCGGCATACAAGGATTTACAGAACCTGACCCTACAATTGATTTGAGCGGTGTTGATGTAGCTAGAAAAATATTGATTCTTATTCGCGAAAGCGGAAATAAAATGGATATCGAAGAAATTGCAAACGAGTCGTTTATGCCAGCAGCTTGTTTGGAAACAACGTCAAACGAAGCCTTTTTTGCGTCACTTATCGAACATGCCCCTCACTTTGATGCTATCTATCAAGAAGCATTGAGTAAGGATTCACGATTGAAGTATGTGGCTCAATTTGAAAACGGAAAAGCTAGTGTAGGATTGCAATTCATACCCAAAGACCATCCTTTTTACAACTTAGAAGGAAAAGACAATATCGTTCTATTTTATACGGATCGTTATGTTGACCAACCATTATTGATAAAAGGTGCTGGTGCAGGAGCAGCAGTAACGGCATCAGGTATTTTTGCAGATGTGATTCGAATTGGTAATGTTTAA
- a CDS encoding homoserine kinase yields the protein MNEIKVFCPATIANLSCGFDVLGLCLDNVGDEMIIRKTTEKGVKIVKIEGANLPLETEKNVAGVALLAMLEEVEAEFGFEIEIYKNIKAGSGIGSSAASSAGAVFGANELLGQPFSRKELVKFAMQGEKLASGNAHADNVAPALLGGFTLVRSSTPLDIIKIESPSLLYATVIHPQIELKTSDARSVLKQTVSLKSAITQWGNVGGLIAGLYTQDYELIGRSLHDEIVEPLRSVLIPGFDLVKQAAYEQGALGSGISGSGPSIFALSKGAETAEKVAKAMCAVYDSINLPYEIHVCKVNDEGMRVI from the coding sequence ATGAATGAAATAAAAGTTTTTTGTCCCGCAACAATTGCTAATCTATCGTGTGGATTTGATGTTTTAGGTTTATGCCTAGACAATGTTGGAGACGAAATGATTATTCGAAAAACAACTGAAAAAGGGGTTAAAATCGTAAAAATCGAAGGAGCAAATTTACCTTTAGAAACGGAGAAAAACGTAGCTGGAGTAGCTTTGCTTGCGATGCTTGAAGAAGTAGAAGCAGAATTTGGTTTTGAAATCGAAATATACAAAAATATCAAAGCAGGAAGTGGTATTGGAAGCAGTGCAGCAAGTTCTGCGGGAGCTGTTTTTGGTGCCAATGAACTATTGGGACAACCTTTCAGCCGAAAAGAATTGGTGAAATTTGCCATGCAAGGAGAAAAGCTAGCCTCGGGCAATGCTCATGCAGATAACGTAGCTCCTGCCCTTTTGGGTGGATTTACGCTTGTACGCAGCTCAACTCCTCTAGATATTATCAAGATCGAAAGTCCGTCCTTATTATATGCAACGGTGATACACCCACAAATCGAATTGAAAACGTCTGATGCGCGTTCGGTCTTGAAGCAAACCGTTTCGCTAAAAAGTGCTATTACCCAATGGGGAAATGTTGGTGGATTGATCGCAGGCTTGTACACACAGGACTATGAACTTATCGGTCGCTCATTGCACGATGAAATCGTAGAGCCTTTGCGCTCTGTTTTGATTCCGGGTTTTGATTTAGTGAAGCAAGCCGCATACGAACAAGGTGCTTTGGGATCTGGAATATCAGGTTCTGGACCCTCTATATTTGCTTTGAGCAAAGGAGCAGAAACAGCCGAAAAAGTAGCGAAAGCAATGTGTGCTGTGTATGATAGCATCAATTTGCCATATGAAATTCACGTTTGTAAAGTGAATGATGAAGGAATGAGAGTAATTTAA
- the thrC gene encoding threonine synthase, with amino-acid sequence MKYYSLNHNAPNVSFEEAVIQGLASDRGLYFPENISPLPASFFDTIENLSNEDIAFAAIQQFVGDEIPTEKLKEIIAETLCFDFPVVPVENGIYSLELFHGPTMAFKDVGARFMSRCLGYFNRDKKDSKNTVLVATSGDTGGAVASGFLAVQGVEVIILYPSGKVSDIQEKQLTTLGQNIKALEVDGVFDDCQDMVKKAFLDQDLKHKGLTSANSINIARWLPQMFYFFFAYKALKSQNKKLVFSCPSGNFGNICAGIIAKKMGLPIHHFVASTNVNDTVPRFLVDGEYDPNPSIATISNAMDVGNPSNFIRIQEMYQNDLAQFKKDFSSYSFSDAETTVAMQHIYKNNGYIAEPHGAVGYLGLKKELEKQDENTIGIFLETAHPIKFLDVVEPALGVTLPIPPQIQAVMHDEKVSTKIKTYEELKAFLD; translated from the coding sequence ATGAAGTATTACAGTTTAAACCATAATGCCCCAAATGTTTCTTTTGAAGAGGCAGTAATTCAAGGATTGGCATCAGATAGAGGTTTGTATTTTCCAGAAAATATCAGTCCTTTACCAGCATCCTTTTTTGATACTATAGAAAATCTAAGCAATGAAGACATTGCATTTGCTGCGATCCAACAATTTGTAGGGGATGAAATTCCGACAGAAAAACTAAAAGAAATCATCGCTGAAACATTGTGTTTTGATTTCCCGGTAGTTCCTGTTGAGAACGGAATTTATTCTTTGGAGTTATTCCATGGTCCAACAATGGCGTTTAAAGATGTTGGAGCACGCTTCATGTCGCGTTGTTTAGGCTACTTTAACAGAGATAAAAAAGACAGCAAAAATACGGTGCTTGTCGCTACATCTGGAGACACAGGTGGCGCAGTTGCAAGCGGATTCTTAGCCGTACAAGGTGTAGAAGTAATCATTCTTTACCCTTCTGGAAAAGTTAGTGATATTCAAGAAAAGCAGTTGACGACTCTAGGACAAAATATCAAAGCGCTCGAAGTTGATGGTGTTTTTGACGATTGTCAGGATATGGTTAAGAAAGCATTTTTGGACCAAGATTTAAAACACAAAGGATTAACATCTGCCAATTCGATCAATATTGCCCGTTGGTTACCACAAATGTTTTATTTTTTCTTTGCTTATAAAGCTCTGAAAAGCCAAAACAAAAAATTAGTTTTCTCTTGTCCTAGTGGTAATTTTGGAAATATCTGTGCTGGTATCATTGCTAAGAAAATGGGATTACCAATTCATCATTTTGTAGCTTCGACCAATGTAAATGATACCGTTCCTAGATTTTTGGTAGATGGAGAATACGATCCTAATCCTTCGATTGCAACCATCTCGAATGCGATGGATGTTGGAAACCCGAGTAACTTTATTCGAATTCAGGAAATGTACCAAAATGATTTGGCACAATTCAAGAAAGATTTCTCATCGTATAGTTTTTCTGATGCTGAAACAACGGTTGCAATGCAGCACATCTATAAAAACAACGGCTATATCGCAGAACCGCATGGTGCTGTTGGCTACTTAGGTTTGAAAAAAGAATTGGAAAAGCAAGACGAAAATACGATCGGAATATTTTTGGAAACAGCACATCCTATCAAATTTTTGGATGTTGTAGAACCAGCTTTGGGTGTAACTTTACCTATTCCTCCACAAATTCAAGCAGTTATGCACGATGAAAAAGTAAGCACCAAAATCAAAACATACGAAGAATTAAAAGCCTTTTTAGATTAA
- a CDS encoding phosphatase PAP2 family protein has product MKKQLYIWALLLTAICQNSCAQVITAVDSMVVVPTKSKPFNYKQFILPVTLMTYSIIGLESESIKSINSGLREEITEHIDKKITIDDFSQYAPALTVYALNNLGIKGQHNLRDRSIILATSYLLMTSVVLPLKNISHIERPDGSSYNSFPSGHTATAFVGAEFLWQEYKDVSVWYGISGYIVAAGTGAFRIYNNRHWLTDVTMGAGIGILSTKIAYWTFPYINRMFQRKNSQNTGMISPFYNGKQLGIGMILNTK; this is encoded by the coding sequence ATGAAAAAACAACTTTATATATGGGCCTTATTGCTAACTGCAATATGCCAGAATAGTTGTGCGCAGGTGATAACAGCAGTTGATAGTATGGTCGTGGTTCCAACCAAAAGTAAACCATTCAATTACAAACAATTCATACTGCCCGTTACTTTGATGACCTACAGTATCATTGGTTTGGAAAGTGAATCGATCAAATCTATCAATTCAGGGCTGAGAGAAGAGATTACAGAACACATTGATAAGAAAATCACAATTGATGATTTCTCACAATATGCACCTGCTCTAACCGTATATGCGCTCAACAACCTAGGAATAAAAGGTCAACACAATCTGAGAGATCGCTCTATAATTTTGGCTACCTCCTATTTACTGATGACTTCGGTGGTTTTGCCTCTGAAGAACATATCGCACATTGAGCGACCGGACGGAAGTTCGTATAATTCTTTTCCATCAGGACATACTGCAACAGCCTTTGTTGGTGCCGAATTTTTATGGCAAGAATACAAAGACGTTTCTGTTTGGTATGGGATATCGGGCTATATTGTAGCGGCAGGAACAGGAGCTTTTCGGATTTATAACAACCGTCACTGGTTAACGGATGTCACAATGGGTGCCGGAATCGGTATTCTATCCACCAAAATTGCGTATTGGACTTTTCCGTATATTAACCGAATGTTCCAAAGGAAAAACAGTCAAAATACTGGAATGATTTCGCCATTTTATAATGGAAAACAATTAGGAATCGGAATGATTCTAAACACAAAATAA